A stretch of the Chitiniphilus purpureus genome encodes the following:
- a CDS encoding endonuclease/exonuclease/phosphatase family protein gives MMAPGSPWPLTVATYNIHSAVGFDGRFAPERIAAVLNEIGADVVALQEVPLGDRRRPNVLPILEEATGYTAVAGPTIDQPWRHYGNAVLTRFPVSAVRHLDLCVGLNEPRGALDADISCHGEPLRIVATHLGLRPGERRDQVKKLLETFDTDAMPVLLLGDLNEWFVWGRPLRWLTTRFEKTPSPRTFPSLKPVFALDRIWIHPRQRLVKVWVHHSALARTASDHLPLVAHIAG, from the coding sequence ATGATGGCGCCCGGCAGCCCCTGGCCGCTGACGGTGGCTACCTACAACATCCACAGCGCGGTCGGCTTTGACGGCCGTTTCGCCCCTGAACGCATTGCGGCGGTGCTCAACGAAATCGGCGCTGACGTGGTGGCGCTGCAGGAAGTGCCGCTGGGCGACCGGCGTCGGCCCAATGTGCTGCCGATCCTGGAGGAGGCCACCGGCTACACCGCCGTAGCCGGCCCTACCATAGACCAGCCCTGGCGCCACTACGGCAACGCCGTGCTGACCCGCTTTCCGGTCAGCGCAGTGCGCCATCTTGACCTGTGCGTCGGGCTGAACGAGCCGCGCGGCGCGCTGGATGCGGACATCAGCTGCCATGGGGAACCGCTGCGCATCGTGGCCACCCACCTGGGGTTGCGCCCGGGCGAGCGGCGCGACCAGGTGAAGAAGCTGCTCGAAACCTTCGATACCGATGCCATGCCGGTGCTGTTGCTGGGCGATCTGAACGAATGGTTCGTCTGGGGGCGGCCACTGCGCTGGTTGACCACGCGCTTTGAGAAGACCCCATCGCCACGCACCTTTCCATCGCTCAAGCCGGTATTCGCCCTGGATCGCATCTGGATCCATCCGCGCCAGCGCTTGGTCAAAGTGTGGGTACACCACAGCGCGCTGGCCCGGACCGCCTCGGATCATCTGCCGCTGGTGGCGCACATCGCCGGGTAG
- a CDS encoding potassium channel family protein produces the protein MPNVFFLVLRRMRAPLIALILIYSLSVLGLVLIPGVDAQGRPYRMDFFHAFYFVSYTATTIGFGEVPYPFTYPQRMWVVVCIYLSVIGWAYTIGSTFAILQDKSFQQAVQLARFAGRVRRMSEPFFLVCGYGQTARLLCKVLDMQHIRFVILEVREERVHDVLFADYRVDVPAYAGNAANPQLLTHAGLTHPLCRGVLGITGDEEANLSIAIAAHVLRPQLLSVCRSKTRAVAENMASFGTNRVINMFEAVGAQFRRALHAPHTSRLWDTLSEFPGHPLPPLIEPPRGHWVLVGYGRFGQAVKHALDCERATVTIVDPDPQPELPPAQYVQALGVDAKSLKAAGIEGAVGIVACHDHDANNLSVVATARALNPKLFVVARQNLASNGILFRSFRPDVTVVRSEVMAHECLRTLTTPTLARFLELIHTRSEAWSAALMQELAQLADGKVPDTWVVEMDASHEAVVYALLANPSPPLTLQHLCSHPSARTRRLRCKPLLYLHAGREILLPPLDSPVAFGDRILFAGSPGARSAQRVILTHHPVLDYVRTGQEQPNSWVFRRLAQARRPDLSP, from the coding sequence ATGCCCAACGTCTTCTTCCTGGTGCTGCGGCGCATGCGCGCGCCGCTGATCGCGCTGATCCTGATCTACTCGCTCTCGGTGCTCGGGCTGGTGCTGATCCCAGGCGTGGATGCGCAGGGCCGCCCTTATCGCATGGATTTCTTCCATGCCTTCTATTTCGTGAGCTACACCGCCACCACCATCGGCTTTGGCGAGGTGCCCTACCCGTTCACCTATCCACAGCGCATGTGGGTGGTGGTGTGCATCTACCTGTCCGTGATCGGCTGGGCCTACACCATCGGCAGCACCTTCGCCATCCTGCAGGACAAGAGTTTCCAGCAGGCAGTGCAGCTGGCCCGCTTCGCCGGCCGGGTCAGGCGCATGAGCGAGCCCTTCTTCCTAGTGTGCGGCTACGGGCAGACCGCGCGGCTGCTGTGCAAGGTGCTGGACATGCAACACATCCGCTTCGTGATCCTGGAAGTGCGCGAGGAGCGGGTGCACGACGTGCTGTTCGCCGACTACCGTGTCGACGTGCCGGCCTACGCCGGCAATGCCGCCAACCCGCAGCTGCTGACCCACGCCGGGCTGACGCATCCGCTGTGCCGCGGGGTGCTCGGCATCACCGGCGACGAGGAGGCCAATCTGTCGATCGCCATTGCCGCACACGTGCTGCGCCCGCAACTGCTGTCGGTGTGCCGCTCCAAGACCCGCGCGGTGGCCGAGAACATGGCGTCATTCGGCACCAATCGCGTGATCAACATGTTCGAGGCGGTCGGTGCGCAGTTCCGCCGTGCCCTGCATGCACCGCATACCAGCCGACTGTGGGACACCCTGTCGGAATTCCCGGGGCATCCGCTTCCACCGCTGATCGAGCCGCCCCGCGGGCACTGGGTGCTGGTCGGCTACGGCCGCTTTGGTCAGGCGGTCAAACATGCGCTTGACTGCGAGCGGGCGACCGTCACCATTGTCGACCCCGATCCCCAGCCCGAACTGCCGCCGGCGCAGTATGTGCAGGCGCTGGGCGTGGACGCCAAGTCGCTCAAGGCCGCCGGCATCGAGGGCGCGGTGGGCATCGTGGCCTGCCACGACCACGATGCCAACAACCTGTCGGTGGTGGCCACTGCACGCGCGCTCAACCCCAAGCTGTTTGTCGTTGCCCGGCAGAACCTGGCCAGCAACGGCATCCTGTTCCGCTCGTTCAGACCGGACGTGACGGTGGTGCGCAGCGAGGTGATGGCCCATGAGTGCCTGCGCACGCTGACCACACCGACCCTGGCACGTTTTCTGGAGCTGATCCACACCCGCAGCGAGGCCTGGTCGGCAGCGCTGATGCAGGAGCTGGCCCAGCTCGCCGACGGCAAGGTGCCCGACACCTGGGTGGTGGAGATGGACGCCAGCCACGAAGCGGTGGTCTACGCACTGCTGGCCAACCCCAGCCCGCCGCTGACGCTGCAGCACCTGTGCAGCCACCCGAGCGCCAGGACGCGCCGGCTGCGCTGCAAGCCGCTGCTCTACCTGCATGCCGGGCGCGAGATCCTGTTGCCGCCGCTCGACAGTCCAGTGGCGTTCGGCGACCGCATCCTGTTCGCGGGCAGCCCGGGGGCACGCAGTGCCCAGCGCGTGATTCTGACGCACCACCCGGTGCTGGACTACGTGCGCACCGGCCAGGAACAGCCCAACAGCTGGGTGTTCCGGCGGCTCGCGCAGGCCCGTCGCCCCGACCTGTCCCCCTGA
- a CDS encoding DUF6394 family protein: MNLEKVIFGFFIVLAFTLNFGFFIGEIDVPHQHDVFELFAAIVVNLIATVLKFGDRTQVGAVHLATSLVADLQLIAAAFVWGYSVYVTGIGTTPTVMSSIVSLSGGALMANLVSVVLLIGETLSVRR; this comes from the coding sequence ATGAATCTGGAAAAAGTCATCTTCGGCTTTTTTATCGTGCTGGCGTTCACCTTGAACTTCGGCTTTTTCATCGGCGAGATCGACGTACCGCATCAGCATGATGTGTTCGAGCTGTTCGCCGCCATCGTGGTCAACCTGATTGCCACCGTACTCAAATTCGGCGATCGCACCCAGGTCGGCGCCGTGCACCTGGCGACCAGCCTGGTGGCGGACCTGCAGCTGATCGCCGCGGCCTTTGTCTGGGGATACAGCGTCTATGTGACCGGCATCGGCACCACACCGACAGTGATGTCCAGTATCGTTTCGCTCTCGGGCGGGGCACTGATGGCCAACCTCGTGTCGGTGGTGCTGCTGATCGGCGAAACCCTGTCGGTACGGCGCTAG
- a CDS encoding DUF423 domain-containing protein: MTERHWVAAAAFNLLVAVAAGAFGAHGLKAVLTPAVLAIWQTAVTYQMVHGLGLLAVALLMPHWPGRTLGWVAAAMLVGMLLFCGSLYLLALSGIRVLGAITPLGGVAFLLAWALLGWRALR; encoded by the coding sequence ATGACTGAACGGCATTGGGTCGCGGCGGCGGCGTTCAACCTCTTGGTGGCCGTGGCGGCCGGTGCATTCGGCGCGCATGGGCTGAAGGCGGTGCTCACGCCGGCGGTGCTGGCCATCTGGCAGACCGCGGTCACCTACCAGATGGTGCACGGGCTGGGCCTGTTGGCCGTGGCGCTGCTGATGCCGCATTGGCCAGGGCGCACGCTGGGCTGGGTGGCCGCAGCGATGCTGGTGGGCATGCTGCTGTTCTGCGGCAGCCTGTATCTGCTGGCGCTGTCCGGCATCCGGGTGCTGGGTGCGATCACGCCGCTGGGCGGCGTCGCCTTCCTGCTGGCCTGGGCATTGCTCGGCTGGCGCGCCCTGCGTTAG
- a CDS encoding helix-turn-helix domain-containing protein gives MSTLHSNALDGRVILNAERLKALRKQHGLSQEALAQRCFEQRLCVAIASIKRAEAGKPVLYRTARHLATLFECELGALVHHSEATAAAPAGQAADIVAEAPRVVIELALHGALPAETAALQAMVQAFGGMPADGSGGWRALFGVPRAYRSDAQRALQCAIALADALAARRMACTLALRTGQWPDPDTQIPLPEAPGEILVSTGLTHQLAASHAFVPWGDGDFRRLDMTVPAGQGGGHALIGRDAELKQLRLLLETTVADQAGQVLYIRGMAGIGKSRLMAELADMAQQGQLVCHPVVVLDFGGGSDQGALAQLARSLLGVAPGSQGDALAAALAREAGPDDQTKAMALHALLGLPQPPLLAPLYAAMTSAARLQCQVDTLSTLLLRQALRQPLLVSIEDVHWADAALFTGLGAIMQAVREAPVIWALSSRFEQDPLDGLLRPYLAELPLTILDLAPLRGPAAASLAAQFVQVDPGYREQCVVRAQGNPLFLTQLLLAGRGGALPDSLRHLVQAKLDQLSARDRNALKLAAAIGQRFSLAQLRELLDAPDYEPVLPQRHYLVRPADAQGGWMFVHDLILQEIYSGIAPAQRQHLHLRLAAHYAGRDEALCAQHLHKARSDEAPASYLRAIRAGIARYDYPQALALAEQCRAIDFAPVDEYTLDLLWGLAAEKSAQTQLARAHYEAALARAGDVAARLPAALGLARMLNVLEALPAEEALLDGLLPQAAAAGDEAALAHIHYLKGNLSFPRGEVERCRQHHEQALRHARAAGAVDMQVRALGGLGDAHYVAGRMGTAQRAFAECLALCEAHGLADIEASNRFMLATTRLYGNETEAALADALASAQLGCRVGNRRAEIVSRLTAGWLWLSLEQAAAAAEEVGLALTLARSMGAARFEAFLLESQARIALLQGDAEAARQAIGAAWALVERQGLQHFIGPWVLGTLAVLTPDAAPRAAALEMAGQLLTQRCVGHNHYRGRVAAAEACLLYGETEAARHHAAQLLAFTAPEPCAWADHHAALITACADWLDRPDAAHRTVLAQQVALGRAAGLAGVMTALTARGWLL, from the coding sequence GTGAGCACGCTCCATTCCAATGCCCTCGATGGCAGGGTGATTCTGAACGCCGAGCGCTTGAAGGCGCTGAGAAAACAGCATGGGCTGAGCCAGGAGGCGCTGGCGCAGCGGTGCTTCGAACAGCGCCTGTGCGTGGCCATTGCTTCGATCAAGCGTGCCGAGGCGGGCAAGCCGGTGCTGTACCGCACCGCGCGCCATCTGGCGACCTTGTTCGAATGCGAACTGGGCGCGTTGGTGCACCATAGCGAAGCAACGGCGGCGGCACCGGCCGGGCAGGCAGCGGACATCGTGGCCGAAGCACCGCGCGTGGTGATCGAGCTGGCGTTGCACGGCGCACTGCCGGCCGAAACAGCAGCGTTGCAGGCCATGGTGCAGGCGTTCGGCGGCATGCCCGCCGACGGGAGTGGCGGGTGGCGTGCACTGTTCGGCGTACCGCGTGCCTATCGCAGCGACGCGCAGCGTGCGCTGCAATGCGCCATCGCGCTGGCCGACGCGTTGGCGGCGCGGCGCATGGCGTGCACCCTGGCGCTGCGTACCGGCCAGTGGCCTGATCCGGACACGCAGATCCCGCTGCCCGAAGCCCCGGGCGAGATCCTGGTCAGCACCGGCCTGACGCACCAGTTGGCAGCGTCCCATGCCTTCGTGCCATGGGGCGATGGCGACTTCCGCCGGCTGGACATGACAGTGCCTGCCGGCCAGGGCGGCGGGCATGCCCTGATCGGGCGCGATGCCGAGCTGAAGCAGCTGCGGCTGCTGCTGGAGACCACGGTGGCCGACCAGGCCGGCCAGGTGCTGTATATCCGGGGCATGGCCGGGATAGGCAAATCGCGGCTGATGGCCGAGCTCGCGGACATGGCGCAACAGGGGCAACTGGTCTGCCATCCGGTCGTGGTGCTCGATTTCGGCGGCGGCAGCGACCAGGGGGCGCTGGCGCAACTCGCCCGCAGCCTGCTCGGTGTGGCGCCGGGCAGCCAGGGCGACGCGCTGGCCGCCGCACTGGCGCGCGAAGCCGGGCCGGATGACCAGACCAAGGCCATGGCGCTGCACGCGTTGCTGGGGCTGCCGCAGCCGCCGCTGCTGGCACCGCTCTATGCCGCGATGACCAGTGCCGCACGGCTGCAATGCCAGGTGGATACCTTGAGCACCTTGCTGCTGCGCCAGGCCCTGCGCCAGCCGCTGCTGGTCTCGATCGAGGATGTGCACTGGGCTGACGCGGCATTGTTCACCGGCCTGGGCGCGATCATGCAGGCGGTGCGTGAGGCACCGGTGATCTGGGCACTCAGTTCGCGTTTCGAGCAGGACCCGCTCGACGGCCTGCTGCGCCCCTATCTGGCCGAGCTGCCGTTGACCATCCTGGACCTTGCGCCGCTGCGCGGCCCGGCGGCGGCGTCGCTTGCCGCGCAGTTCGTACAGGTGGACCCGGGCTATCGCGAGCAATGCGTGGTGCGCGCCCAGGGCAACCCCTTGTTCCTGACCCAGCTGCTGCTGGCCGGGCGCGGCGGGGCGCTGCCCGACAGCCTGCGGCATCTGGTCCAGGCCAAGCTCGACCAGCTCAGCGCGCGTGATCGCAATGCGCTCAAGCTCGCCGCCGCCATTGGGCAGCGCTTTTCGCTGGCGCAGCTGCGCGAGCTGCTCGATGCGCCCGACTACGAGCCGGTGCTGCCGCAGCGCCACTATCTGGTCCGGCCGGCCGATGCGCAGGGCGGCTGGATGTTCGTGCACGACCTGATCCTGCAGGAGATCTATTCGGGGATCGCGCCGGCGCAGCGCCAGCATCTGCACCTGCGCCTGGCCGCGCACTACGCCGGGCGCGACGAGGCGCTGTGCGCGCAGCATCTGCACAAGGCCCGCTCGGACGAGGCACCGGCAAGCTATCTGCGGGCAATCCGCGCCGGTATCGCCCGCTATGACTATCCGCAGGCGCTGGCACTGGCCGAGCAGTGCCGCGCCATCGATTTCGCGCCGGTCGACGAGTACACGCTGGACCTGTTGTGGGGCCTTGCCGCCGAGAAGAGCGCGCAGACCCAGCTGGCGCGCGCGCATTACGAAGCGGCGCTGGCCCGGGCCGGTGACGTGGCGGCACGCCTGCCGGCTGCGCTGGGGCTGGCGCGCATGCTCAATGTGCTCGAAGCGCTGCCTGCCGAGGAAGCGCTGCTGGATGGACTGCTGCCGCAGGCGGCCGCTGCCGGCGATGAAGCGGCGTTGGCCCATATCCACTACCTGAAAGGCAATCTGAGTTTTCCGCGCGGCGAGGTGGAGCGCTGCCGTCAACATCATGAACAGGCGCTGCGCCACGCCCGGGCGGCCGGTGCCGTCGATATGCAGGTGCGGGCGTTGGGCGGGCTGGGGGACGCGCATTACGTGGCCGGGCGCATGGGCACGGCACAGCGCGCATTCGCGGAATGTCTGGCGCTGTGCGAGGCGCACGGCCTTGCCGATATCGAGGCCAGCAACCGCTTCATGCTGGCCACCACCCGGCTGTACGGCAACGAGACCGAGGCGGCGTTGGCCGATGCGCTTGCGTCGGCACAGCTGGGATGCCGGGTCGGCAACCGGCGTGCCGAGATCGTTTCGCGCTTGACCGCTGGCTGGCTATGGCTGTCGCTGGAGCAGGCCGCCGCCGCCGCCGAGGAGGTCGGGCTGGCGCTGACGTTGGCACGCAGCATGGGCGCGGCGCGTTTCGAAGCCTTCCTGCTGGAAAGCCAGGCGCGGATTGCGCTGCTGCAGGGCGATGCCGAGGCGGCGCGGCAGGCGATCGGCGCGGCCTGGGCGCTGGTCGAACGGCAGGGGCTGCAGCATTTCATCGGCCCCTGGGTACTGGGCACGCTGGCCGTGCTGACACCCGATGCCGCGCCGCGCGCCGCGGCGCTCGAAATGGCCGGGCAACTGCTCACGCAACGCTGTGTCGGCCACAACCATTACCGCGGCCGCGTCGCGGCGGCCGAGGCATGCCTGTTGTACGGTGAGACGGAGGCAGCCCGCCATCATGCTGCGCAACTGCTGGCGTTCACCGCACCCGAGCCGTGCGCGTGGGCTGACCATCATGCCGCGCTGATCACAGCCTGCGCCGATTGGCTGGACCGGCCCGATGCCGCGCACCGGACCGTGCTGGCACAGCAGGTGGCGCTAGGGCGCGCCGCCGGGCTTGCCGGGGTGATGACCGCGTTGACGGCGCGCGGCTGGTTGCTGTGA
- a CDS encoding NAD(P)-binding protein, which yields MSQTQQQIAVIGGGISGLSCAYYLMQRARAQGQAVAITIYERKRTLGGNAETVVVDLGTRYGDKTPGTAYLRWADLGVNDVNLTAYKLLRTMMADVGYLQQLKPLQNTESYWSGDGRVALTDDTEMQYGVSDPRFNLQLADQGLLAPLIQVVHRAALDLVADPSLPLDYTVGRYFQDCIDDPRGMLHRAAEETGIAIDWTDPALPQRLAQVRDAIYYPRISAMYFTDDRGPHTMPLQAPFNYYRIQEGGDGAPDRRYFDHGSQTWLEHLADWLVAHSDAQVSVRIRTQAHVTVTLSAQQAVLQVAGEAPVAVDWCILATHADDAREVLRWQARLPGLADAVDETLAMVRYTTSYAVCHTDANCLPDNRSIWRTYNIPVRAVGDTFFPYQIHYVVNLHQNDPLNPGYDHAGLPQYFVSLTDDLNRIPRQAMLDRVQQAARIAPPLLDALPRATRDALGGVPTDGGYRHLLAAVPPELHDKAWTVFKHNVLDAHCIEAQQRIAQFNGEMAGAVVAGRRPPYPLLFGGGWTHGAGLHEQCLEQSLQLAAWVLPGQHIAG from the coding sequence TCGGCGGGGGTATTTCCGGGCTGTCGTGTGCCTACTACCTGATGCAGCGCGCCCGCGCACAGGGGCAGGCGGTGGCGATCACCATCTACGAGCGCAAGCGCACGTTGGGCGGCAACGCCGAGACGGTGGTGGTCGACCTTGGCACGCGCTATGGCGACAAGACCCCGGGCACCGCCTACCTGCGCTGGGCGGACCTTGGCGTCAATGATGTCAACCTGACCGCATACAAGCTGCTGCGTACGATGATGGCCGACGTGGGCTATCTGCAGCAGCTCAAGCCACTGCAGAACACCGAGAGCTATTGGTCCGGCGACGGGCGCGTCGCACTGACCGACGATACCGAGATGCAGTACGGCGTCTCCGACCCGCGCTTCAACCTGCAGCTGGCAGACCAGGGCCTGCTGGCGCCGCTGATCCAGGTGGTGCACCGCGCCGCACTCGATCTGGTGGCCGATCCTTCGCTGCCGCTGGACTATACCGTGGGCCGCTATTTCCAGGACTGCATCGACGATCCGCGCGGCATGCTGCACCGCGCCGCCGAGGAGACCGGCATCGCGATCGACTGGACCGACCCCGCGCTGCCGCAGCGACTGGCGCAGGTACGCGATGCCATCTACTACCCACGCATCTCGGCCATGTACTTCACCGACGACCGCGGCCCGCACACCATGCCGCTGCAGGCGCCGTTCAACTACTACCGCATCCAGGAAGGCGGTGACGGCGCACCGGACCGGCGCTATTTCGACCACGGCTCGCAGACCTGGCTTGAACACCTGGCGGACTGGCTGGTCGCGCATTCGGACGCCCAGGTCAGCGTGCGCATCCGTACGCAGGCGCACGTCACGGTGACGCTGTCGGCACAGCAGGCGGTGCTGCAGGTGGCCGGCGAGGCGCCGGTCGCGGTGGACTGGTGCATCCTGGCCACCCATGCCGATGATGCGCGCGAGGTGCTGCGCTGGCAGGCACGGCTGCCCGGCCTTGCGGACGCGGTCGACGAGACGCTGGCCATGGTGCGCTATACCACCAGCTACGCGGTCTGCCACACCGATGCCAATTGCCTGCCGGACAACCGCAGCATCTGGCGCACCTACAATATCCCGGTGCGCGCCGTGGGCGATACGTTCTTCCCGTATCAGATCCACTACGTGGTCAACCTGCACCAGAACGATCCGCTCAATCCGGGCTACGACCATGCCGGGCTGCCGCAATACTTCGTTTCACTGACCGACGATCTGAACCGTATTCCGCGTCAGGCGATGCTGGACCGGGTGCAGCAGGCGGCGCGCATCGCGCCGCCGCTCCTGGATGCGCTGCCGCGCGCCACACGTGATGCACTTGGCGGCGTTCCGACCGACGGCGGCTATCGCCATCTGCTGGCGGCAGTACCACCCGAGCTGCACGACAAGGCCTGGACGGTGTTCAAGCACAACGTGCTGGATGCGCACTGCATCGAGGCACAGCAACGGATCGCACAGTTCAACGGCGAGATGGCAGGCGCCGTCGTCGCCGGCAGGCGTCCGCCCTATCCGCTGCTGTTCGGTGGCGGCTGGACACACGGCGCCGGCCTGCACGAGCAATGCCTGGAGCAATCGCTGCAGCTGGCCGCCTGGGTGCTGCCGGGTCAGCACATCGCCGGTTGA